One Clupea harengus chromosome 3, Ch_v2.0.2, whole genome shotgun sequence DNA window includes the following coding sequences:
- the LOC105888488 gene encoding S-adenosylhomocysteine hydrolase-like protein 1 isoform X3: MAKWESSSSSNLAFQLPQWMQIQLTEQKQEFNKRPGKIGRRSFSRSVSQSSTDSFSSAASESDSSDDEGTPRDKVQKNSKGNSDFSIKNIKQADFGRREIEIAEQEMLALVALRKRAQGEKPLVGAKIVGCTHITAQTAVLIETLAALGAQCRWAACNIYSTQNAVAAALAEAGFSVFAWKGESEDDFWWCIDRCVNLEGWQPNMVLDDGGDLTHCIYKKYPHVFKKIKGIVEESVTGVHRLYQLSKAGKLCVPAMNVNDSVTKQKFDNLYCCRESILDGLKRTTDVMFGGKQVVVCGYGEVGKGCCFALKALGCIVYVTEIDPICALQACMDGFRLVKLSEIIRNVDIVITCTGNKNVVRREHLDRMKNGCMVCNMGHSNTEIDVASLRMPDLTWERVRSQVDHIIWPDGKRIILLAEGHLLNLSCSTVPTFVLSITATTQALALIELYNAPEGRYKQDVYLLPKKMDEYVASLHLQTFDAHLTELTDDQARYLSLNKNGPFKPNYYR; the protein is encoded by the exons ATGGCCAagtgggaatcctccagtaGTTCTAACCTGGCTTTCCAGTTACCCCAGTGGATG CAAATTCAGCTCACTGAGCAGAAGCAGGAGTTCAACAAGCGACCCGGTAAGATCGGCAGGCGGTCCTTCTCCCGCTCCGTCTCGCAGTCGTCCACGGACAGTTTCAGCTCAG ctgCCTCAGAGTCTGACAGCTCAGACGATGAGGGCACACCTCGGGACAAGGTGCAGAAAAACTCCAAAGGCAACAGTGACTTCTCCATCAAAAACATCAAGCAGGCTGATTTTGGTCGCAGAGAGATTGAAATTGCAGAACAGG AGATGTTAGCGCTTGTTGCGCTAAGGAAGAGAGCTCAAGGGGAAAAACCTTTAGTTGGAGCCAAGATAGTGGGctgcacacacatcactgctcAGACTGCG GTGTTGATAGAAACCCTAGCAGCTCTCGGGGCTCAGTGCAGGTGGGCTGCCTGTAACATCTACTCCACACAGAATGCTGTGGCCGCAGCTTTAGCAGAGGCCG GATTTTCCGTGTTTGCCTGGAAAGGGGAATCAGAGGATGACTTCTGGTGGTGCATTGATCGCTGTGTGAACCTAGAGGGCTGGCAACCAAATATG GTCCTTGATGATGGCGGAGatctcacacactgcatttaTAAAAAGTACCCCCACGTCTTTAAGAAGATCAAGGGCATAGTGGAGGAGAGTGTCACTGGAGTTCACAG GCTGTACCAGCTGTCTAAAGCAGGAAAGCTGTGCGTGCCAGCCATGAACGTTAATGACTCTGTGACCAAGCAGAAGTTTGACAACCTCTACTGCTGCCGAGAATCCATTCTAGACGG CCTGAAGAGAACTACCGACGTGATGTTTGGTGGCAAgcaggtggtggtgtgtggataTGGAGAG GTTGGTAAGGGATGCTGTTTTGCTCTGAAGGCCTTGGGTTGCATCGTGTATGTAACAGAGATCGACCCCATCTGCGCACTGCAGGCATG CATGGATGGCTTCCGACTGGTCAAGCTGAGCGAGATCATAAGAAATGTAGACATCGTCATCACATGTACAG GCAACAAGAATGTTGTGAGGAGGGAACATTTGGACCGCATGAAAAATGGCTGCATGGTCTGCAACATGGGGCATTCCAATACAGAGATAGATGTG GCTAGCCTCCGGATGCCAGATCTGACTTGGGAGCGTGTGAGGTCACAGGTGGATCATATCATCTGGCCAGATGGCAAAAGGATAATTCTCCTGGCCGAG GGTCACCTGTTGAACCTGAGCTGCTCCACGGTGCCCACCTTTGTCCTCTCCATCACAGCCACTACTCAG gCTTTGGCGTTGATAGAGCTCTATAATGCGCCAGAGGGCCGCTACAAACAAGATGTGTATTTGCTTCCAAAGAAAATGG ATGAGTATGTGGCTAGTCTTCACCTGCAGACGTTTGATGCACACCTAACTGAGCTGACAGATGATCAGGCACGTTACCTGAGCCTGAACAAGAATGGACCTTTCAAACCAAACTACTACAGGTAA
- the LOC105888488 gene encoding S-adenosylhomocysteine hydrolase-like protein 1 isoform X1: MAKWESSSSSNLAFQLPQWMQIQLTEQKQEFNKRPGKIGRRSFSRSVSQSSTDSFSSAASESDSSDDEGTPRDKVQKNSKGNSDFSIKNIKQADFGRREIEIAEQEMLALVALRKRAQGEKPLVGAKIVGCTHITAQTAVLIETLAALGAQCRWAACNIYSTQNAVAAALAEAGFSVFAWKGESEDDFWWCIDRCVNLEGWQPNMVLDDGGDLTHCIYKKYPHVFKKIKGIVEESVTGVHRLYQLSKAGKLCVPAMNVNDSVTKQKFDNLYCCRESILDGLKRTTDVMFGGKQVVVCGYGEVGKGCCFALKALGCIVYVTEIDPICALQACMDGFRLVKLSEIIRNVDIVITCTGNKNVVRREHLDRMKNGCMVCNMGHSNTEIDVASLRMPDLTWERVRSQVDHIIWPDGKRIILLAEGHLLNLSCSTVPTFVLSITATTQALALIELYNAPEGRYKQDVYLLPKKMDEYVASLHLQTFDAHLTELTDDQARYLSLNKNGPFKPNYYRTKYFRY, encoded by the exons ATGGCCAagtgggaatcctccagtaGTTCTAACCTGGCTTTCCAGTTACCCCAGTGGATG CAAATTCAGCTCACTGAGCAGAAGCAGGAGTTCAACAAGCGACCCGGTAAGATCGGCAGGCGGTCCTTCTCCCGCTCCGTCTCGCAGTCGTCCACGGACAGTTTCAGCTCAG ctgCCTCAGAGTCTGACAGCTCAGACGATGAGGGCACACCTCGGGACAAGGTGCAGAAAAACTCCAAAGGCAACAGTGACTTCTCCATCAAAAACATCAAGCAGGCTGATTTTGGTCGCAGAGAGATTGAAATTGCAGAACAGG AGATGTTAGCGCTTGTTGCGCTAAGGAAGAGAGCTCAAGGGGAAAAACCTTTAGTTGGAGCCAAGATAGTGGGctgcacacacatcactgctcAGACTGCG GTGTTGATAGAAACCCTAGCAGCTCTCGGGGCTCAGTGCAGGTGGGCTGCCTGTAACATCTACTCCACACAGAATGCTGTGGCCGCAGCTTTAGCAGAGGCCG GATTTTCCGTGTTTGCCTGGAAAGGGGAATCAGAGGATGACTTCTGGTGGTGCATTGATCGCTGTGTGAACCTAGAGGGCTGGCAACCAAATATG GTCCTTGATGATGGCGGAGatctcacacactgcatttaTAAAAAGTACCCCCACGTCTTTAAGAAGATCAAGGGCATAGTGGAGGAGAGTGTCACTGGAGTTCACAG GCTGTACCAGCTGTCTAAAGCAGGAAAGCTGTGCGTGCCAGCCATGAACGTTAATGACTCTGTGACCAAGCAGAAGTTTGACAACCTCTACTGCTGCCGAGAATCCATTCTAGACGG CCTGAAGAGAACTACCGACGTGATGTTTGGTGGCAAgcaggtggtggtgtgtggataTGGAGAG GTTGGTAAGGGATGCTGTTTTGCTCTGAAGGCCTTGGGTTGCATCGTGTATGTAACAGAGATCGACCCCATCTGCGCACTGCAGGCATG CATGGATGGCTTCCGACTGGTCAAGCTGAGCGAGATCATAAGAAATGTAGACATCGTCATCACATGTACAG GCAACAAGAATGTTGTGAGGAGGGAACATTTGGACCGCATGAAAAATGGCTGCATGGTCTGCAACATGGGGCATTCCAATACAGAGATAGATGTG GCTAGCCTCCGGATGCCAGATCTGACTTGGGAGCGTGTGAGGTCACAGGTGGATCATATCATCTGGCCAGATGGCAAAAGGATAATTCTCCTGGCCGAG GGTCACCTGTTGAACCTGAGCTGCTCCACGGTGCCCACCTTTGTCCTCTCCATCACAGCCACTACTCAG gCTTTGGCGTTGATAGAGCTCTATAATGCGCCAGAGGGCCGCTACAAACAAGATGTGTATTTGCTTCCAAAGAAAATGG ATGAGTATGTGGCTAGTCTTCACCTGCAGACGTTTGATGCACACCTAACTGAGCTGACAGATGATCAGGCACGTTACCTGAGCCTGAACAAGAATGGACCTTTCAAACCAAACTACTACAG GACTAAATATTTCAGATATTAG
- the LOC105888488 gene encoding S-adenosylhomocysteine hydrolase-like protein 1 isoform X2: MAKWESSSSSNLAFQLPQWMQIQLTEQKQEFNKRPGKIGRRSFSRSVSQSSTDSFSSAASESDSSDDEGTPRDKVQKNSKGNSDFSIKNIKQADFGRREIEIAEQEMLALVALRKRAQGEKPLVGAKIVGCTHITAQTAVLIETLAALGAQCRWAACNIYSTQNAVAAALAEAGFSVFAWKGESEDDFWWCIDRCVNLEGWQPNMVLDDGGDLTHCIYKKYPHVFKKIKGIVEESVTGVHRLYQLSKAGKLCVPAMNVNDSVTKQKFDNLYCCRESILDGLKRTTDVMFGGKQVVVCGYGEVGKGCCFALKALGCIVYVTEIDPICALQACMDGFRLVKLSEIIRNVDIVITCTGNKNVVRREHLDRMKNGCMVCNMGHSNTEIDVASLRMPDLTWERVRSQVDHIIWPDGKRIILLAEGHLLNLSCSTVPTFVLSITATTQALALIELYNAPEGRYKQDVYLLPKKMDEYVASLHLQTFDAHLTELTDDQARYLSLNKNGPFKPNYYRY; the protein is encoded by the exons ATGGCCAagtgggaatcctccagtaGTTCTAACCTGGCTTTCCAGTTACCCCAGTGGATG CAAATTCAGCTCACTGAGCAGAAGCAGGAGTTCAACAAGCGACCCGGTAAGATCGGCAGGCGGTCCTTCTCCCGCTCCGTCTCGCAGTCGTCCACGGACAGTTTCAGCTCAG ctgCCTCAGAGTCTGACAGCTCAGACGATGAGGGCACACCTCGGGACAAGGTGCAGAAAAACTCCAAAGGCAACAGTGACTTCTCCATCAAAAACATCAAGCAGGCTGATTTTGGTCGCAGAGAGATTGAAATTGCAGAACAGG AGATGTTAGCGCTTGTTGCGCTAAGGAAGAGAGCTCAAGGGGAAAAACCTTTAGTTGGAGCCAAGATAGTGGGctgcacacacatcactgctcAGACTGCG GTGTTGATAGAAACCCTAGCAGCTCTCGGGGCTCAGTGCAGGTGGGCTGCCTGTAACATCTACTCCACACAGAATGCTGTGGCCGCAGCTTTAGCAGAGGCCG GATTTTCCGTGTTTGCCTGGAAAGGGGAATCAGAGGATGACTTCTGGTGGTGCATTGATCGCTGTGTGAACCTAGAGGGCTGGCAACCAAATATG GTCCTTGATGATGGCGGAGatctcacacactgcatttaTAAAAAGTACCCCCACGTCTTTAAGAAGATCAAGGGCATAGTGGAGGAGAGTGTCACTGGAGTTCACAG GCTGTACCAGCTGTCTAAAGCAGGAAAGCTGTGCGTGCCAGCCATGAACGTTAATGACTCTGTGACCAAGCAGAAGTTTGACAACCTCTACTGCTGCCGAGAATCCATTCTAGACGG CCTGAAGAGAACTACCGACGTGATGTTTGGTGGCAAgcaggtggtggtgtgtggataTGGAGAG GTTGGTAAGGGATGCTGTTTTGCTCTGAAGGCCTTGGGTTGCATCGTGTATGTAACAGAGATCGACCCCATCTGCGCACTGCAGGCATG CATGGATGGCTTCCGACTGGTCAAGCTGAGCGAGATCATAAGAAATGTAGACATCGTCATCACATGTACAG GCAACAAGAATGTTGTGAGGAGGGAACATTTGGACCGCATGAAAAATGGCTGCATGGTCTGCAACATGGGGCATTCCAATACAGAGATAGATGTG GCTAGCCTCCGGATGCCAGATCTGACTTGGGAGCGTGTGAGGTCACAGGTGGATCATATCATCTGGCCAGATGGCAAAAGGATAATTCTCCTGGCCGAG GGTCACCTGTTGAACCTGAGCTGCTCCACGGTGCCCACCTTTGTCCTCTCCATCACAGCCACTACTCAG gCTTTGGCGTTGATAGAGCTCTATAATGCGCCAGAGGGCCGCTACAAACAAGATGTGTATTTGCTTCCAAAGAAAATGG ATGAGTATGTGGCTAGTCTTCACCTGCAGACGTTTGATGCACACCTAACTGAGCTGACAGATGATCAGGCACGTTACCTGAGCCTGAACAAGAATGGACCTTTCAAACCAAACTACTACAG ATATTAG